The Silene latifolia isolate original U9 population chromosome Y, ASM4854445v1, whole genome shotgun sequence sequence CTAAGTAGAAGCATATTTTTCCATAAAATAAGGTACGTAAGTAGTACACTAGTTTTTAAAATATTTCATGCATGGTTTGCATGCGGAGAAAAATCTAACTCATATTTTACGTTTTCTTTTTGTCTTTTGTTCATGCATGTTAGTTTCGTCTTCATAtgtttactaagtcaattttattattattgttctgaCACTGATTTCCAATCTCATTTAATAAAGAACTTTTGCCACATGGCACATGCCCATGGCATAACATAACACAAATCAGTAGTTATGGTACGATATTACCCTGTGAGACGGCATTAGCATTAAACGAATAGTTACTTATAAAATCGACTTGTCCCATAATTTATGATTGTAAATACTTTGATAAAATATTAGTTTACGATTTATCGTACATTTTAAAAGATAATGTATATTTAATGACTCGAACGAAAGAACAACGAAGCATTTCTCAAAAACTTAAAGAGGATTGATAATACTTAGGTACTCCCTCTGTTACTCCGCATTTTTTATAAGTCGTTTTAGcatataacaaatgaattaagaggaatttttgaaaaaaataaaaatattccGTATCATTTATGTATAATTACTAACATTTGATTTACACCAATCAAATGGATGAAAATGTTGAATTGTCTAGTATATAACGCACATTAATTATTTTCTTCTCATAGTATATGTAAAAGTAAaacgataaattaaagaaaaTTTGACTTTTCTCTAAAACGACTTATAAAATGGAAGGGAGTATTATTTTTCGGACTTTTAACATTGGAAAGGTAAACACCGAATAATTGAGAGTGTTTTTAGGTCCAATGTGTTCCAATTTATGTAAGTATTCAATTGGCACGAAATTCACGATTTGCATATTGAAACCTTGGTATAGAATAATTGATTGACTTGAATAATAAATACGAGAAATTCATGCAAGTAGAATTGACTTGAGTAAATACGGATTGCCGTAACATATGATCTTTTGTAAATTCTTGTTTTAGACGGGTATGATCATTTTATTGTTAAATGTAGTCATAATAGTAAAATCATTGTTAGTTGTTACAGACTTAGAGCTTATGGTAACTTGTTTTTCAATAATAACCACATCTAActgtaaaatggttataaaatctcgtcttattatttcagaccaaaaaaaTCTTGTCATAATTTTCAGTTTTGGGGTTGTAATTAGTGTAATTGTTGCTTGGTAGTTGCTACAGTTGACTCAATTGATTACCACGTACTACCCTATCTTTTTACCGATAGTCTTgttatagacgggtcaaatagtttGAAAGTGGTTATATTTTGGCCTCCACCAGTCCACCACCCACTTATTGTCTATCCTATTAGAAATGTGGTATTATATTTGGTCCGTCTttaattatagacggatatgtacCGTCTATAATGAAAATTTGTGCTATTTTTAAGGCCAAATTGATTGGGTAGTCGGAGTTAGTCCCACGTACGGGAGCCTTGCTTAAAAAGCATGCGATCTTTTAGaggtatctttttttttttttttggttttgataCTCATTGGGTTTATTTAGAGATTTAACATCTTTCATATTTGGTATTAAGTTAGAATTCTGTTACATTAAAGGGTACTACGGAATGTTAACTTTTAATGACGTGGcaacaattaataaattaaaaattaataaaaaaatataaaataaaatataagttTGAGCATTTCCCATGTTACATTGTTACCCTGTACTTTATATTCCCTCCTATTCTTAATAACCCTTCCCTTTGATGGAGGGCACGGAAATTAAAGGAGGGGAGTATTATATGGTtaagtattgtagtggggtaggagattggagagagggaaggtattgcgtgattaaaataagtattgttgtggggttaggtaattaaaataattattgttgtggggtaaggtgattaaaataagataaagtatgagtattatGGGGTATTGTTGTAAGgtgagatgattaaaataagtataaaagtttgccaaataagAAAATAGGGAGATttttgtgaatagacgaaaaaaaaaatagagaggttatttagaataggagggggTATATCTTTTCCccataaataaaaattaattcTAATTCGGTTCACTTTACTTCAATTTTATCGAGTCTGCTTCCAGATAATTCAATTTGGGTTTCCGATATTTGATACTATTCCGTATTAGATTTACATCGAAGATGGTAGTTTTAAGACTTTTAACGTCCATTTATACGTACCAAGTTTGAACATAGACTTCTAAGAATTTGTGATTATTATTTCGCAAAATTAATCAAGTCGTCATGTAAAATCGATTTGTGCAGCCATATCTACCACACCAGACTCCAGCTGGACTAAGAGCATTAAGGGAGAAAGAGCTTAAAGATTTAAGAGGTGATGGCAAAGTTGGAGAGAGGAAATTATCAGACAGGATTTATGATTATGATGTCTATAATGATTTGGGTAACCCGGATAAAAATTACGAATTAACCCGACCCATCCTTGGTGGTCCAAATATTCCATACCCCAGACGTTGTCGCACTGGACGCCCTCCTTCTCAAACTGGTAATGCATTACTCTCTTATCGACTCAATTATTATTTCTTCATTATCGATTTTCTAAAGTGAACATGAAAATATTTGGAGAAAATAATGGTTAAACTTGACATATTAAGGTTTAGTGTATTATACGACAGTCTTACACGAAACCAACTAATTGAAATGTTATTGTAGATAAAAGAGTAGAGACGCGAGTGGAGAagccattaccgatatatgtacCAAGGGACGAACAATTTGAAGAGGCAAAGGCAGGGACGTTTTCATTCTGCAGGCTTAAAGCAGTCCTTCATAATTTGTTACCGTCCTTGACGACTAACATTTCGTCTAAGTACGACTTCACCGGGTTTCAGCATCTTGATACTCTCTTTAATGAAGGATTGCTAATAAATCTAGGTTTGCATGAAGATAATCTTCAGAAGTTGCCAGAGTTTGTGACCAAAATACGTACTACAAGTCAAGCCATGCTCAAATTCGACACACCCTTGATAATTGCCAGTAAGCACTGCTCAAATTCGACCCACCCTTGATATGTAGGAATTGTTTTCGATGTGCTAACAAAATAATTACTGTACTGTGTGAATGGCAGAGGACAAAATGGCATGGATGCGAGATGATGAATTTGCACGACAATTCATAGCCGGTGTTAACCCTGGTAGTATCGAGAGAATGACATGTTTTCCGCCAGTGAGCAAACTCGATCCAGAACATCACGGTCCTGTTGAATCAGCTCTCAAAGAAGACCACATTTTAGGCTACCTTGATGGGATGTCAGTACAAGAGGTACGTACAATAATTACGACatttaatttccatattttccgtTCTTGTAAATTTCATCACGAGAAGTTTATAATCCATTTCTGGCAGGCTTTGGATGCAAATAGGCTGTACATTGTGGACTACCATGACATTTATATGCCTTTCTTAGATCGGATAAATGGTCAGGATGGCCGAAAAGCTTATGCAACgaggacattgtttttcttaacCTCACTTGGAACCCTAAAGCCGATTGCCATTGAACTCAGCCTACCGCATTCAGGACACAACTCAAAGTCGAAAAGGGTTCTGAATCCTGCAGTTGATGCCACCACTAATTGGATGTGGCAGATTGCCAAAGCCCATGTCTGTGCTAACGACGCTGGTGTACACCAACTTGTGCAGCATTGGTAAGTAACTAAGTATTACGTACTAAGTACGCCTTTCAAAATCTAACCCGACTCATCTTTATATAATTATCTTGCTGTCAATTATTAAATCAGGTTGAGGACGCACGCCACACTAGAACCATTCATCTTATCGGCTCACAGACGATTGAGTTGTATGCATCCTATTTACAAACTTCTGGAACCACACATGAGATATACATTGCATATCAATGCTTTTGCGCGGCAAAGCTTAATCAACTGTGGTGGAGTTATCGAGGAATGTTTCACCCCTGGCCGCTATGCTATGGAGATTAGTGCCGCTGCCTATAAAACTTGGCGCTTTGACTTGCAAGGCCTTCCCTCTGATCTTATTCAAAGGTACACTAATTATTCCACTTCGTGAGTTATTGAGGCTGCCAGGATTCGAACCCATGACCTATGGTCAcgctggctctgataccatgatagatgaacccgctcaaccaaaaccttaagttgatggttgaggcccaactattataattattcctattaacTTTAGATTAATAATTGCGAATCGCTAATCAAATTGTACCTAATTGATCGGAGCCACACATGAGATACACGCTGCTCTGATAccgtgatagatgaaccatctaaACTAAAACCTTAACTTGATGGTTgagacccaactattataattatggGATATTCCCTCGTGTACCCCTGAAttttttcgttttctaaggtctaccctcgtttttcacaaaaaaaaaattgaccgaCAATGATTCTCTATTACGAAttcagaaaacggtaatttttttttcaaaccaattatctcgtcaaggccttgaatttgaaaaaaacaattcaccgctttttgaactcgtagccggtaaTTATGGTTGGTCAAAGCTTTTTAAACGAGTAAACTTTGACGGACCATAATTCTCGACTAAGAGTTGAGAGGTAggtgaattctttttcaaactgaagacctcttaaagacggtcaatttgaaaaaaaagttttatcatattctgaacttgtagccaagagttattgacaGTCAAGTATTTTGCAAAAAAAGATGAGTACATCAACGAAAAAGTTAAGAGGTACATAGAGAATATCCTATAATTATTCATATTAACTTTAGATTAATAATTGCGAATTGCTAATCAAATTGTTTATCATGTTTGAATTCAGAGGAATGGCAGTACCAGATAGCACACAACCACATGGATTAAGGCTATTGATCAAGGATTACCCGTACGCAGCAGATGGACTCTTAATATGGGATGCAATTACTAAATGGGTTCGAGACTACGTGACCCATTACTACACAGAACCTAGTCTAGTTGCCGAGGACAGAGAGCTTCAATCATGGTACGACGAGGCTGTAAGAGTCGGCCACGCTGACTTCAGCAATGCGAGCTGGTGGCCGGACCTAAAAACTCCAGAGGACCTCACTAACATCTTGACTATACTCATATGGTTAGCCTCAGCATAGCATGCTGCCCTGAATTTCGGACAGTACCCATATGGCGGGTATGCCCCAAACAGGCCGGTTTTAATGCGTCGTTTGATACCCGATGTGAACGACTCAGAGTACGCTTGCTTCTTAGCTGATCCACAGAAGTTCTACTTTACTGCTCTACCTAGTGTGCTACAAACAAGCAAGTTTATCGCGGTAATTGACACGCTTTCAACTCACTCTCCTGATGAGGAATACTTGGGGGAGCGGACTCAACCGTCTACTTGGACTAGGGATGTCGAGATTGTAGAGAAGTTCTTTGAGTTCTCGGCTGAGATGCGTAGGATAGAGAAGGAGATTGATAGGCGGAACCGTGATCCGAGTTTAAGGAATAGGTGTGGTGCTGGGATTATACCTTATGAGCTCATGGCTCCTAGCTCTCCACCGGGTGTTACTTGTAGGGGTGTGCCTAATAGCATTACTATTTGAACCCGGAAAACGAGACACTCAGTATCACTCGGTGGCGTCCTTTCGTTATCCTTTTGAACATTGGGCTCATTATTTAAGTGGGCTTCATCCTATGATTACTTGATGCATATATAGTGTTAGAGCCTTAGTGGGCTTATTAGAGGACTCAGGTTGTAAATGAGCCGCATTGTTTTGAATAAATTCGAATGGTTAAACATATTAGAACCATTATATATATCCGTCGCAAATTTCTAATGAGTCAAGTTTTCCCActtgggtagataagacaaagtATAGGGAATCTCAAATGACTTGTCTTTTTCTATCCAAGTAGATAATACTTGAGCcgtcgcaagtttgcgacggatatgaccgtcacaaatgagaatttgtgtatatatatatagtactTCACATTCAGACCAAACTATCGTTATTTTAAAACTATCCTTATATATTTGTAGGTTACCGGTAACTTGATCTGTATGAGAGGCAATAGTATGTACGGAGTTTTAAGTTACTACAATCGTAGTATATACgagaaataaaattttgtaataattttaaaaatttttattattatttattagaaCCTAATTCTATTTGGTGATCGACGTCACATAACTTTTTATaacattttttttgtttcatCACATTTATCACATAACTTTTTATAACATCTTTTACAAGTCTAACGAAATTATGCACCTCGTTCAAAatttaattaataatttattcTAGAATCAGACAATTCCTTATACTCCCtttgtctcaattatttgtttagctttaattaaaatattcctcgcaataatataaaagataaataaataactgAGACGGAAAATGTACGTCGTAAGAAAAAGAAGACAATGATATGAAAATAATAAAGGACAAAAAGGTCAAAGAATTAAGTAGCATATTAGGTAGTATATGTATATCAACTTTTTTAAAAATTCTAGAAGATGCAATATTAATCATACATGCATGCAATAATACAATTTCTATTACTATCTATTTCAGTAACAAACTTATTTGGGCGGCTAAgattaaaagataaaaaaaaaaagtgaatttGGTCCGACCTACCAAGTTTTTATGGAAGATTCTGATGTCAGTTGCAAGAAATTAAGAGTAAATAAAACAAAATGTGTTGATTAAGTTTAGATAGTGACTGAGATTCTTTAGGTTAGTGAACTATATTGAGAGTCGTCTGGTTGTAAATCAATTGTGATTATTGATTGATAATGATACGTCCTCTTAATCATTGGTGCTTTATTTTGAACTTTGAAGCATTATACCAATACAATTAGTGAAACTTATACACATGCATGTATTTGTTAAATCATGCAAACGATGATAAATATTGGTGATAACAAATAATATATtcttttatcaatataaaacgaatgtGTATTCGATAAAATAAAATGTGCTCCAAAGAAGAAAAAGTCGAATTATAGAGATATTTACAAAATTATCCATGTCTCGGTGAGTAATAACCCTTTTTATATGTTCAAATTTGTACTCAAGAGTCAAGACGCAAATATTCTCTTATTGTAGGTGAAAAAGATCTACTAGTACGATAAAATGATCGGACCTGAATGACCCAAAATTTGTACTCAAGACGCAAATATTCTTTTATTGTTACCATTCTATTTTGGTAATGCTTTTGATGAGCAATATGATCCTATACACTCAATTTGGTCTACTTATCATTCAATAATTGACCCCCATCctctttctttggtctttgtaccaaaattaaaggtaaataaatgaccggACGGAGGGATTATTTGCAACTAATTACGAACTTGCGTCGAACTTGTGTGAGACATACACTAGGAGTAGTAGACTTAGTACTCCTTATTATGGAGTAGTACATTGCATATTTGCATGCCGTGGTGTACTATACCAACCTCTCCTTGACTTTGTCCTGAACAAAATGTCAAACTTTTGCATTATCAACTTTTAGTTAGGTTCACATCGAACTTTCTATCTTCTATGGAttatttcgtttgttttcaaCAAAactgatgaaaagcaaacatccaTGATCATAAACTACGTACGACTTGTAGTATACTTGTGTATCAATCAATCTTTATTACTTCTTTAGATTACATTTTCTACGCTATTGTTACACGAAGTCATATTCCGTCTTGGAAATATTAGGTCACCACTAGATGGTACTGAGACTCGATTTCCCCTCTCACATGCATACATATATTTCATGGATAGATGTGAGAGGGTGATTCCGAGTTTCTTTACCACCTAGTGATGCCATCTTATTTTCTTTCCGTTTTCTATATCCTCTCACGTCATTATATAAAGTATTACAGTATAATTTTTTATTCGGGTACATGAAAaagggaaaatcaaacaaaaagagTTCGAATCAACTTTAAATGAATAGTTTAATGTTTACAGTCTATAATATATACAGAGTAATTTTCATTGCATATAAATTTACATTATCGTAAGAAGAaatatttaattacaaaaattccCAT is a genomic window containing:
- the LOC141627321 gene encoding linoleate 13S-lipoxygenase 3-1, chloroplastic-like, with amino-acid sequence MVGVKEIMGTPIMQNSSSLLTSSTRLIQISHNIRNYPFHNVPIKKRRLVVQPKAVISDNSYVIKSSEPSYLGTNHSNYGEIKVSAVVTVRNKIKEDFKETLVKQLDNLGDKIGRGVVLQLVSIEIDQRARGPKKSGEAILKDWSKKSNLKAEKVSYLAEFMVDGNFGIPGAILITNKHQQEFYLESITLEGFACGPLHFPCNSWVQSFNDLPTRRIFFHNKPYLPHQTPAGLRALREKELKDLRGDGKVGERKLSDRIYDYDVYNDLGNPDKNYELTRPILGGPNIPYPRRCRTGRPPSQTDKRVETRVEKPLPIYVPRDEQFEEAKAGTFSFCRLKAVLHNLLPSLTTNISSKYDFTGFQHLDTLFNEGLLINLGLHEDNLQKLPEFVTKIRTTSQAMLKFDTPLIIAKDKMAWMRDDEFARQFIAGVNPGSIERMTCFPPVSKLDPEHHGPVESALKEDHILGYLDGMSVQEALDANRLYIVDYHDIYMPFLDRINGQDGRKAYATRTLFFLTSLGTLKPIAIELSLPHSGHNSKSKRVLNPAVDATTNWMWQIAKAHVCANDAGVHQLVQHWLRTHATLEPFILSAHRRLSCMHPIYKLLEPHMRYTLHINAFARQSLINCGGVIEECFTPGRYAMEISAAAYKTWRFDLQGLPSDLIQRGMAVPDSTQPHGLRLLIKDYPYAADGLLIWDAITKWVRDYVTHYYTEPSLVAEDRELQSWYDEAVRVGHADFSNASWWPDLKTPEDLTNILTILIWLASA